The Infirmifilum lucidum DNA segment GAAGTCTTTAGTGCCAGTGCCTTCAAGGCCTTGACGTACTTATAGGCCCCCTCCCTGACGACCAATATAGGGTCTATGAAGAATAGTTTCTTGGGGTCTACAGCGTTCCACTCATTGTACTCTCTCGGGAAGTCAAAATCCAGTATATGACCTGTAAGCCCTATGGACAGGTAGTCCCCGCCCCTGAAGTGGAAGACGTAGGAGGGCACCCCTTCAACAAACACTCTCCTGTACTTTCCTTCTCCTAAGAACTTGGCAAAGGCTAGTGCCACGGCGGGTTTCTCCGCAACAATGACAGCATCGTAAAGCACGGCTACTTCCTCTTCTTCTTTTTCTCCTCGACTCTAGGGGGCTCGGCGTGTCTACCTCTGACGCCTATTCCTAGCATCCTCTTTAAAGCCTCGTCCAGGAAGCGTACGTAAGAGCCGCCTTTTCCGACAAAAGCACCATATTCCTCCGAGTTCACGTGCACCTCTAGCTCTGCGCCGGCCAGCTCCACCTTCACGATGTGCTTCCTGATCCAGCCCACTGGATGTATAGCCTTCACTATTTCTGAGAGGTCGTTTGTAAGCTCGATGCCCCTAATCTGTACACCGGCCTCTTCCTGCGCCTTGTTTATCCTCTCGCCTTTTTTGCCGATGAGCCTGCTGAGAGTGTCCTCCTTCGCTATGACTAGTACGTCCGGCGCTGTCTTAGCCCCAAACTTCTCTTTCAAGTCCTTAAGCCACACTACACTGACTACCTCCGCATCGGGTGCGTGTGAAAGCAGGATGCTCTTAACCCTCTGCTCGTCCTCCGTTAATGGCCTCCTTCTCAGTTTCGCCTCCAAGGCGAGCTTAAACCCCCGCTTCGAGCCAGGCCTCACGATGTCCTCTACTCCCATGTCTATAACGAGGGCCTTCTCCTCGCCTAGGAGCAGTTCTCTAGCTATGATCGCCGTATTGTTCTCGTTGCCTGCTAGAGCCTGCATGACGGGGTCGCCCGCGATAACGAGTTTTGAATTGGATCCAACGCGGATTATAGCCTCAGGGAGTATTGAGGGGTCTAGGAATTGGACGTCGTCGAGGAACACTAGGGAGTCGTCGAAAGTCCTACCCGTCAGGAAGCTGGGGTCTATGAAGACTAGCTTGCCGCTGGCAGACAACTCTCTTATTGTCCCTTCGTCTACGTACCCCGAAACGATGTCCGTGAGGTAAGAGGATGCAAGCTCGAAGAACAAGCTTCCGAGCTCGACGGAGTTGTAGACCCTGGACTGGAGGAGGCTTACGAGGGGTCTTGCAACTACAAGCCTGTTAAACTTGCCCTCTTTAACGGCTTTTATACCGTAGAGCAGGACAACGAAGCTCTTCCCGGTGCCGCTTGGCCCGAACACACCCACCAGTTCTATCTCCTTATTGTCAAGTGCATTGTAGAGTAGCTTCTGCTTTTGCGTAACAGGTTGAAACTCCTTCACCATGCGTCACCTTTCAAACGAAATCATTAAGGAAATATAAACCCTCTGAACTGGGTATACCAGTGGTATTAGATGGCCCTCTGGAGGCCCGATAAGGTCTACTTCGGCCCGGCAGGCGTGCCCACTACTGTAAAGAAGGGGGGAGTCGTGGAGGGGGTTATTGAAGTTAAAAGGCTTGGCCTCGATGCCATGGAGATAGAGTTCGTTAGAAAAATATTCCTGAACGAGAAAAGTGCACTCGAAGTTAGGAGTACTGCCAGCCAACTAGGGGTAGTCCTCACAGTCCACGCCCCCTACTACATAAACCTCAATAGTAGCGAGGGGGGCAAAGTTAAAGCAAGCATAGATAGGATCCTGGAGTCTGCACGCATAGGCTTCAAGGCTGGGGCCTGGAGCCTGTGCTTCCACGCAGGATACTACGGGGACAGTGGCGCCTCTAGTGTACACGAAGTAATTAAAAGTAGGGTTAAGGAAATTGTTAGGACACTGGAGGACGAGGGCGTCGAGATGTGGATTAGGCCCGAGACTACGGGCAAGCCATCACAGTACGGGACGCTCGAGGAGATACTGGACATAAGCTCGGAGGTCGAGATGGTTCTACCCGTAGTAGACTTCGCCCACATTCACGCCCGCGGCGCTGGAGCCATCAAGCAGTACGAGGATTTCGCCAGAATTCTGAGCCTTATAGAGGATAGGCTCGGGAGGCTCGGTCTAGACAACATGCACATCCACGTGTCAGGCATAGAGTACGGCGATAAAGGCGAGATAAGGCACCTCAACCTGGCAGAGGCAGACCTTAGCTCGGAACTCTTGGTGAAGGCGCTGAAGGAGTTTAACGTCAAGGGAGTCATAATATCTGAGAGCCCGAACCTCGAGGGCGACGCTATATTGCTAAAAGAGCTCTATTACGGGGCAGAGAGGCGCAAGTCCCGCAGGTCTAGAAGCAGGGCATCGCGTAGCGAGTAGCCTTCAAGGCTGCCGCGTAAAATGTACTTTACCTCGCCAGGATTTAGTGCCGGGCCGGGGAAAATACTCTCGTCGTCTATCGCGAGACGGGGGCAAGCTGTATTTACGTACGCGTCAAATCCCTGGAAGTTCTCCACCTGCTCGCGTGATATGTCGTTGAACACTACTATCACTGCCTTGCGCTTCTTCTCCTCGAGGGCTCTCTTAATCTTAGCGGCGACGTCGAGCCTGTTCTGTCCGGGCTTCGTGGAGACAAGTACCATAAAAGCTCTGGCCTCCATAGCTCTAGACAAGCTGAAAAGCCTCCGCGAGAGAATGGCTACAGTCTCGACCTTATAGACCCTCCTCTGGTAAGGATCCACTTCCCACGTGGGCCGCCCAGACCAGATGGCAGCCCCCAGCGCGTGGAATCTCCCGCCTGCGACAACTATGACGGCATCAGACGCCCTAAGGGACGTGTAGTTGCAACCCACGATTAATCCCTCGAAGCCAGAATAGCTACCTGTAATCACCTCGAGCCCTAGTTCGGATAGAGCCCTTTTCCACTCCGGGAGCCATTTGACGTGCTGGACTGTCGTAACTACAGATAGTGAGCGGGCCCCCTCTCGCCTAGCTTCAAGCGCCGCCTCCAAGACAAGGGGTGTTGGGTCGACTGTCGAGAATGCTGGGACGAAGAGCACCCTAGGCTTGCTAGGGGGGCTGAACCACACGGGGCCATGGTGCCCGATGTGGATAATGCCGTCTACGCCTAGCTCTCGCGCCTCCCTGTATCCGACGTCGCACCCGCCCCACGTGTGGCTTGCCAAGAGGAATACTGTTAGGCCCTTGTCCTCTAGCAACCCGGCTACTGCGACTGCAATCCTCTTTAGACCGTCAGGCGCCTCGACCAGGACACTCCTGACGCTGTTTTGCCGGATCCACGCGTAAATCTGCTCTTCATCGATTTCATAGCCCTCGACTATCACGTGTCTCCCCCGTAGCCCGCCAAGTTATAGTGTTCCGGACAAAGGAGGATGCTAGCTCACAGGGCGCCAGCATATGCCCAGTTTGTCGGCGTAGCCATATGCTTCTTGCATCTCGTCGACTGTAGGGCGTCTAGCTATCTCGGGCCACTTCTCGGGGTACCTTGCCACGAGGTGTTCAGGCCTGTACTGCTCCATTATGTTCACGAGCGCTCTTGGGCAGTTCTCAGAGATCCACTTGAGAACAGGCTTAGTGCAACACTCGACGTGGTTGGGGAGGACTAGGTGTCTTATAATGATGTCCCCACCTCTCTCACACACGTACTTGTGGTTTCTCGACGCGACTTCGAAGTAGCGGGGGACTCCCGAGAGCCTCCTCGCGCAGGAGTTATTTCCATACTTGAAGTCCGGCAACCAGATGTCTACGACGTCGTAGAGTAGTTCTAGGAGCTCGGCGCTCATGTACATATTCGTGTTCCACAACAGCGGCACGTCGACGTCCATGTACTTCAGCGACTCGATTATTAGGTGAGCCTGCTGATCCGGGTTTCCGCCGACGTAATTTATGTTCCTAGCACCCTTTAAGTACAGCTCTGTAGAAATCCCCGCTAAGTCCTGTGCCGTAACTTCTACGCCGTTGAGGGGCCTCGTGGAGATGTCCCAGTTCTGGCAGTAGACGCACTTAAAACTACAGCCCGTGAAGAATATTGTTCCAGACGGGACTAGCGGCGCCTCTTCACCCATGTGGAGGAAAGCTGAGGCAACCCTCACCTTCGAGTCGAGCCCACAAGCCCCCCTCCTGCCCTGGGTTCTATCCACCCCGCAACGCCACTCACAGAGGTGACATTCCCTCATCATCTTCTTCACTATAGTAATCTTCAAGTCTAAGAGCGACTCCTCGGGGATCTTCATATTGTTAAGGGACACATCACCGCTGGCAATGCTGCTGTAGAATTCTTCGAACGCCCTCGACGCCTCCCGGTGCACCTCGAACAGTTCTTCGAGAGCATCTTGAGGGTTAAACTCTACCTCAAAGCGCTTGACCGCGCGGTACTTGGGGGGTCTAGACCCCTTGAGTATGGAGTAATAGTGGTGGAGCCTGCGCTTGACTTCCTCGTTACGCCACACAAAGACTGCGTCAGGCCTCAAGAGCTCGAGCCAGTCCATTCCCCGACGACTACATGTACATTGAGGTTAATAACGTTTTGTGATACAAAGGGGCTTTAGCTCGGTCACGTGTAGCTATTGCCATGAGTCTGAGATTCCCGCTAATCCTGATAAACTTCAAGGCATATAGAGAGGCAAGCGGCAAAAGGGGTCTTGAGCTCGCGAAGACTGCAGAGAAGATCAGTAGAGAGACAGGTATCACAATTGCAGTAGCCCCCCAATTGACGGACTTGCACTTCATAGCAAGCAACGTCGAAATACCTGTTTTCTCACAGCATGTAGACGACGCCCAACCCGGGAGCTTTACAGGGCATGTCACACTTGAAGCCGTAAAAGATGCGGGCGCTGTTGGTACGATGGTAAACCACTCCGAGAGGAGGGTTCGCGCCGATCAAATAGACATCATAGTCAAGAGGGCCAGGGAGCTGGGTCTCGTCACCGTTGTATGCACTAACACACCAGAGGTCACAGCAGCGATGGCCGCCCTAGGCCCAGATATTGTCGCCATCGAGCCGCCTGAGCTTATAGGCACTGGAATACCTGTATCGAAGGCAAAACCCGAAGTAGTGACATCGTCCGTAGACCTTGTCAAGAGAATCAACCCCTCGGTGAAAGTCCTCTGCGGCGCGGGGATAACAACTGGAGAGGACGTAGTGGCAGCACTGAAGCTCGGCACTGTAGGAGTTCTCTTAGCCTCAGGCGTAGTGAAGGCTAAAGACTGGGAGAAGGCTATTAGAGATCTCGTTGAACCTATACTACGGATGCCGTGAAGGCTCACCACCTAGCCCTGCTCTTCACCTATCAGAACCCGAGTTTTCGATCACAGCCGTTAAAAACACCCCCATGAAGGTATTTAAGATTGACCAGTAGATGCTTCACGCAACTCTCCTTTACTGACCGCCCTTGGGTGAGCGGTCGCCACCCCTCGTCCACTGGTACAGTGAGACTACTTGCCTAGGAGCCCGGCGCATGCAGTGAAGAAGGGCCGGGGGCGAGGGGCTAGGGTGGACCCCATAGTGCTACTGTCCCGCTATATTGGTCTCTAGGAGGTTCTACGCCTTGGGAGTATGAACTCTATCCGCTCGTAGCCGTAGATTCTCTCGCCTTCGTCGAGGTGGGCTACGAGAATATTTGGTGCTACTATCGTGACTTCTCCAGACATCTGGGCGTTAGTGATTTTCGACCCTGGGGGGAAGTACCAGTATGCCGTGATAGGATATTCGGCGACTTCATTTTCATAGAGATTCTCATAATAGTTTACCCCGTCCTTAGGGACTCCTTTGAAGAAGATGAAGTATGTTATGAACACCTCCTCGGGGGCTCCCTTGAAGCCGATGTCGACTGCCTTTACTTCCGGCTTGACTCTTTTCCCGTTCAGGACAACTTCCTCCAAGTCGAGGTAGCCCTGCATAGCGGCGGCGAGCCTGCCCAGCTCTCTCTCCAGCTCCTCTTCGTCCTCAACTATCCTGGCGTACTCTCTCTCGCCGTCGAAGTATTCAAAGACTACAGTCTGGTAGACCTCGAGGTTGTTTGTGACCACGAAGAAGCCCATGGCACTTACCGGCTCGACTTTAGACATCTAGTTGCAAATTCGATCCTGGCTTCATAAATTCTTTCATAACCTTAGTAATGAAAATATACTGGGCCTTTGCGATACAGCTGTGAGAAATGATAAAAACAGCTGTGGTTCTAGCCGGTGGTAAGGGGGTTCGCCTTAGGCCTCTTACTCTGACAGCTCCTAAACCCCTTCTCCCCGTGGGGAATAAACCTATACTAGACCACATTATCGGCCTGCTCGTCTCGAAGGGGTTCGAGAAAATAGTCGTAGCAGTCAATTATCTTGGCCACAAGATACTCTCACACCTTCTCGAAAAATACCTTGACGCTGGAGTTGAGATAGTCGCACCGAGTATATATCCGGAGGACACAGCGGATGCTGTCAGGAAGTTGGCTGCTTTTGTAGACGAGGACTTCCTCGTGGCAATGGGAGATGTCCTGACGAACATCGACCTTCGCGCATTTGCAGACTTCCACGAAAAGAGCGGCGCATTCGCGAGTATTGGGCTAATAGAGGTTCCCTCAGTGCGCGACTTTGGGGCAGTAATACTGGACGGGAGGTGGAGGGTTCTGCACTTCATGGAGAAGCCTACTCCACATGAATGGTACATTACGACTGTGGCCTACTCGACGGGTAAGCAGAGGTACATGCAGCCCTACTCTAACCTGGCGAACAGCGGCTTCTACGCCTTCAAGGTTGAGCTGCTGGACGTGTTGTCGGAGAACCCGCACCTAATGGACTTCGGGCGACACGTCTTCCCGTGGTTACTCGAGAATGGTTACAACATTATAGGGTGGAGCGCGGGGAACGCGTATTGGATCGACGTGGGCCGGCCAGCCTCTTTCCTGGCCGCGAATATGGATCTACTGGACGGTTTACCCTACCCGTTGACGCCGCGCGGATCTCCTAGGGATGGATTGTGGATAGGGGAAGATACTGTTATTAATGAGAGCGTTGTGATAAATCCTCCTGTAGCTCTAGGAGACAGGATAGAAGTGCTCGAAAACTCTGTTATTGGACCCTACGCCATTATAGGTGACGATGTTAAAGTGGGGAGGTCGTCTAGAATAGCCTATAGCGTTATCATGGATAAGTGTACTCTGGAAGATCAAACATTTGTTACGAATAGCATTTTAGCAAAAAACATATTAGTCAGAATGAGGGCTAGCGTCAGGGAATCGGTTATAGGTGAGAGTAGTGTGATTGAGAGCAGGCTTGAAGTAGGCCCTGGGATGATTATTATGCCCGGATCCGTACTGCTAGAAGAGGTGAAGAATGCTTGAGGAGGCCCCCTCTGCCCTACTACAATAACAGGATCTATGGCACAGCGAATACCCAGCTTACACCAGAGAACTCCGCTGAGCTCGGGGCAGTCCTGGGAACTCTAGTCGGCGAGGGGGCACTCGTAACCGCGGCTAGAGACTACTACCCCCCGTCGAGGATGCTGAAAAGGGCGTTCACCGCTGGCTTAATGTCGACTGGTGTCTCTGTGATAGACTTTCACGCGGCAACACTGCCTGAAGTCTCCTTTGCTGTGAAAAGGTTTGGGGCTAGGGCCGGGGTTCACTTCTCGGTCGCCCCATACGGTGATAACGTCATACAGGTCAGGGTACTAGACTCTGCCGGCGTGGAGATTTCCTCGGAGAGGCTCGAGGACATACTCTCGATGTTCGAGTCACACCACGCAGTAAGAGCCGTGCCTACGAGAGTTGGCTGGGTGACGTACGCGGAGTATATCCACGACATCTACGTCTCATCTGCTAGTAGCTTCGTGGACAGCTCGCCGATTATGGCCAAAGAGCCCCTCGTGCTGGTAGACATGAACTTTGGGCCTGCAAGCGAGGCTCTTCCGAACCTGCTGAGCTCTATAGGTGCCCGGTTCATAGCAGTTAACTCCAGTAGGCCTCCCCCAAACCTCGTGCCACGCCAGCTCCCTAGCATAAAGGCCATGAACATGCTAGGCGAGCTCTGCAAGGCCACTGGTGCGACATTCGCTGTAGCAGTGTCTGGCGATGCTTCACAGGCATACTTTGTAGATGACAAGGGAAGGTATGTTGACCCAGACCGCTTCCTAGCTCTTATGGCCCTAATGCTACCTCAGGGCTCGCGCCTTGCAGTAACTGACTCGGCATACAGGGTCGTCGACACGGTAGCGGAGAAGAATAAACTCTCGCTCGTGCGCGTCAAGGGTATTGCAGGAGACATAGCGAGGGGGGTGAGGCGCTTGAGGGTGAATCTCGGTGCGACAGACTCAGGCGAAGTTATTTTCCCTCAGTTCTCACTAGCTCCCGACGGAATGCTCATGGTGGCTAAGCTCCTAGAAATGCTGATGACCGAGGAGGTCAGGCTCTCTACGGTAATAGAGGCATTACCAGAGCCCCAACTCTATACTCTCGAGATAGACGCCGACGCTTCGGTAGGTTTGAAGGTTCTTGACTCGCTGTTCCTGGAGCACACGGAGGTAGCTGTAGCGCCCGGAGCTGTAAAGTACAGGCTGGGTGACTTGTGGGTAAAGGTCTCTCTCGGCATGGACGGGTCGAAGATATACGTGAGTACAGAGGCGACCAGTAAGGCCTCCATTGAGGTCTTGAAGAAGGAATTCGAAAGGATAAGTGAGCTCGCCGAGAGCCTGAAGTAGCGATGCTGTACCCAAACGAGAAAAGGGCCCGCGAGGTAGGAGCGGCTTTAGGAGAACCCCGGCTCGTCTGGGCTTTCATCTCCGCAGACCCTCAATTTCACAGTGTTAAGACTATCCTTGAGAAGATGGGGTTTCGGGAGGGGCTACTGTACATCGTCGGCGTCTCACTCGTTAGCTACCTCTTGACCACGAGAGGAGAAGAACACTGGGCTCTCGCCGCTGAGTTTTCCTCAAGGCCTTACTCTCAGTCTCTTAGGAAGTTCGTTCGGGAGAGTCCTTCACTTGCTAGACTGAGAGAGCAGAGGTTAAGACGCCTTGAGCTCTACCTCTCCAGAGCCGTTCCGCTCCTCGAGCCAGAGATTGAGAAAGAGAGCATTGACCTTTCTAGGATACTAGCTTCTCTGAGTACGGCCATGGAGGCGACGCCCGATAGCAAGACTTCAGCTTTCGCCGCGAAAATGGCTCTCTACACTGCAGTTGCCGGGGGTAGGAGGTTCTCCGGCGGCGATAAAGTGCCCATACCGGTGGACTACCGTGTATCATTAACGACGCTGACATCGGGGATGCTCGAGGGTTGGACCTGTCAGCAGGATATTAGGAGGCTGGCACAGATAATACGTTCCAGCCTAAGAACCACCATTGTAAGACTATGGGAAGCTGCCTCCAAGGCAGCAGAAAAGCCCCCGGTTCTACTCGACAGTGTTGCTTGGGTTAGCGGCTTGTGCATCGACGAGAACATCGAGAGGCCTGCCATTATCGGCGAGTGTATCGCGAGAAAGGTTGGAGTAGACAGCTACTTGGACAGGCTCAGTGTCCTCTGGGGGTACCTGGATAGGTGTAATTACTCGAGGCCGTAATCCTCGGGCTCCAAGTAAAAGTTGTTGCGCCCCGTCTGCCAGTCCCTTATGACTGTCCTGGCGGCTTCTTCAATAAGGGGAGTGCCTCCCTTTCCGAGCATGCCCCTCCGCCTTGCCAGCTTCTCTAGGAAGAGAAGTGGGTTGTTCTCCCACCCCACTCCATACAGGTCTTCAAGAAGTTTTGGATTCTTTTTGGCGACTAGCTCTAGGAAGCGCGTGGCTATGGGGACGGGGTCGTCGAGCGCCTCCGGGCGCAACGCGCTGATGAGCGCGAGTTCCTCCGGGTTCCTGGGGACGATACCCGGAGTGTCTAGAACCCTCAGCCATCGCGCTACTCTGAGCCTCGTGACGTGCCGCGTGTAGCCGGGAATTGGGGACGCCCCGACGCTGTGCGAGCCCTTCAGGTAGTTGATTATCGTTGACTTGCCCACGTTCGGTATTCCAACGACTGCGACAAGCACGGGCCTCTTGTTCGTTGCCTCCCTCAGGGCCTTCCAGAGTAGTCGCGTGCCCAACCTTTTGGTCGCACTGATAAATACTGTCTTTCTCTCGCGTCGGAGGATCCTAGCCCACTTTTCGAGTATACCCTTCGGGACAAGGTCTGCTTTGTTTACTACGACTATGACTTGCTTTCCGAGAGCATCGGCGAACTTTTCAACTTCCCTGCTCCTAGTGCCCCAGGGGTCTCGTGCGTCGACTACTTCGACTACCACGTCTGCCTGCTTAATCACCCGCCTAACCTGTCGCCACCCGCTCATGTCTGAAAAAAAGGATTTATATCAAATCATTTTTACTTTCTCTAGAGGCCTCACTTGAAGGACTTCCTTGTTCACGAGGGCTGGGGGCATCTCCCCTTTCAAGACGGCAATCAGGTTTCTCGCGGCAAGCTCAGCCATCCTCTGGCGGGCTTCTATCGTTGCACTGGCAATATGCGGAGCTAGAACCACGTTGTCGAGCCTTGTCAGCGGGTGGTCAGGGGGTAGCGGCTCCTGCTCGAAGACATCTAGCGCGGCGCCGGCTATCCAGCCCTCCTTTAGGGCCTTGACGAGGGCGTTTGTGTCTACTACTGGGCCGCGGGCAGTGTTTACCAAGTACGCAGTCTTCTTCATTTTTCGAAGCCTCTCCTCGTTTATCAGGTGGTACGTGTCTTTCGTTAGAGGCGTGTGTATAGAAACGATGTCAGATACGCTGAGCAGAGTGTCCAAGTCCATGTACTCCATGTTTAGTATGCTCTCGACGTCCCACCGCCTCTCGATGTCATAGTACACGAGTTTCACATCGAAGCTGGAAAGCCTCTTGGCTGTTGCGACGCCGATTCTCCCGAGGCCTACGAGCCCTATGGTCTTTCCCTTAAGCTCAGGCCCTGTGAGGAAGTAGGGGTTCCAGGGCTTATCCCACTGGCCCGTGCGGATTATCTTGTCGGCTTCAACTATACGCCTCGTGACAGCCAGGATTAGCCCTACTGTAAACTCTGCCACGGCGTCTGTTAATACGCCTGGAGTGTGGGTGACGTATATGCCGCGTTTCGTCGCCTCTGGAATGTCGATGTGGTCAAAGCCTACGCTGTAGGTGCTTATGACCCTGAGGTTGGGGGCGGCGTCCATCACCTCTGCGTCTATCTTGTCTGTGAGGAGGCAGAGTAGAGCGTCTTTGTCCCGAACCTTCTCTATGAGCTCCTGCCTAGAAGGAGGCCACTCCTTCGAGTTATGAACCTCGACTT contains these protein-coding regions:
- a CDS encoding PhoH family protein, whose protein sequence is MVKEFQPVTQKQKLLYNALDNKEIELVGVFGPSGTGKSFVVLLYGIKAVKEGKFNRLVVARPLVSLLQSRVYNSVELGSLFFELASSYLTDIVSGYVDEGTIRELSASGKLVFIDPSFLTGRTFDDSLVFLDDVQFLDPSILPEAIIRVGSNSKLVIAGDPVMQALAGNENNTAIIARELLLGEEKALVIDMGVEDIVRPGSKRGFKLALEAKLRRRPLTEDEQRVKSILLSHAPDAEVVSVVWLKDLKEKFGAKTAPDVLVIAKEDTLSRLIGKKGERINKAQEEAGVQIRGIELTNDLSEIVKAIHPVGWIRKHIVKVELAGAELEVHVNSEEYGAFVGKGGSYVRFLDEALKRMLGIGVRGRHAEPPRVEEKKKKRK
- a CDS encoding TIM barrel protein, whose protein sequence is MALWRPDKVYFGPAGVPTTVKKGGVVEGVIEVKRLGLDAMEIEFVRKIFLNEKSALEVRSTASQLGVVLTVHAPYYINLNSSEGGKVKASIDRILESARIGFKAGAWSLCFHAGYYGDSGASSVHEVIKSRVKEIVRTLEDEGVEMWIRPETTGKPSQYGTLEEILDISSEVEMVLPVVDFAHIHARGAGAIKQYEDFARILSLIEDRLGRLGLDNMHIHVSGIEYGDKGEIRHLNLAEADLSSELLVKALKEFNVKGVIISESPNLEGDAILLKELYYGAERRKSRRSRSRASRSE
- the dph2 gene encoding diphthamide biosynthesis enzyme Dph2, whose product is MIVEGYEIDEEQIYAWIRQNSVRSVLVEAPDGLKRIAVAVAGLLEDKGLTVFLLASHTWGGCDVGYREARELGVDGIIHIGHHGPVWFSPPSKPRVLFVPAFSTVDPTPLVLEAALEARREGARSLSVVTTVQHVKWLPEWKRALSELGLEVITGSYSGFEGLIVGCNYTSLRASDAVIVVAGGRFHALGAAIWSGRPTWEVDPYQRRVYKVETVAILSRRLFSLSRAMEARAFMVLVSTKPGQNRLDVAAKIKRALEEKKRKAVIVVFNDISREQVENFQGFDAYVNTACPRLAIDDESIFPGPALNPGEVKYILRGSLEGYSLRDALLLDLRDLRLSAP
- a CDS encoding radical SAM protein, with amino-acid sequence MDWLELLRPDAVFVWRNEEVKRRLHHYYSILKGSRPPKYRAVKRFEVEFNPQDALEELFEVHREASRAFEEFYSSIASGDVSLNNMKIPEESLLDLKITIVKKMMRECHLCEWRCGVDRTQGRRGACGLDSKVRVASAFLHMGEEAPLVPSGTIFFTGCSFKCVYCQNWDISTRPLNGVEVTAQDLAGISTELYLKGARNINYVGGNPDQQAHLIIESLKYMDVDVPLLWNTNMYMSAELLELLYDVVDIWLPDFKYGNNSCARRLSGVPRYFEVASRNHKYVCERGGDIIIRHLVLPNHVECCTKPVLKWISENCPRALVNIMEQYRPEHLVARYPEKWPEIARRPTVDEMQEAYGYADKLGICWRPVS
- the tpiA gene encoding triose-phosphate isomerase, with protein sequence MSLRFPLILINFKAYREASGKRGLELAKTAEKISRETGITIAVAPQLTDLHFIASNVEIPVFSQHVDDAQPGSFTGHVTLEAVKDAGAVGTMVNHSERRVRADQIDIIVKRARELGLVTVVCTNTPEVTAAMAALGPDIVAIEPPELIGTGIPVSKAKPEVVTSSVDLVKRINPSVKVLCGAGITTGEDVVAALKLGTVGVLLASGVVKAKDWEKAIRDLVEPILRMP
- a CDS encoding sugar phosphate nucleotidyltransferase, whose translation is MIKTAVVLAGGKGVRLRPLTLTAPKPLLPVGNKPILDHIIGLLVSKGFEKIVVAVNYLGHKILSHLLEKYLDAGVEIVAPSIYPEDTADAVRKLAAFVDEDFLVAMGDVLTNIDLRAFADFHEKSGAFASIGLIEVPSVRDFGAVILDGRWRVLHFMEKPTPHEWYITTVAYSTGKQRYMQPYSNLANSGFYAFKVELLDVLSENPHLMDFGRHVFPWLLENGYNIIGWSAGNAYWIDVGRPASFLAANMDLLDGLPYPLTPRGSPRDGLWIGEDTVINESVVINPPVALGDRIEVLENSVIGPYAIIGDDVKVGRSSRIAYSVIMDKCTLEDQTFVTNSILAKNILVRMRASVRESVIGESSVIESRLEVGPGMIIMPGSVLLEEVKNA
- a CDS encoding phosphohexomutase domain-containing protein, which encodes MRRPPLPYYNNRIYGTANTQLTPENSAELGAVLGTLVGEGALVTAARDYYPPSRMLKRAFTAGLMSTGVSVIDFHAATLPEVSFAVKRFGARAGVHFSVAPYGDNVIQVRVLDSAGVEISSERLEDILSMFESHHAVRAVPTRVGWVTYAEYIHDIYVSSASSFVDSSPIMAKEPLVLVDMNFGPASEALPNLLSSIGARFIAVNSSRPPPNLVPRQLPSIKAMNMLGELCKATGATFAVAVSGDASQAYFVDDKGRYVDPDRFLALMALMLPQGSRLAVTDSAYRVVDTVAEKNKLSLVRVKGIAGDIARGVRRLRVNLGATDSGEVIFPQFSLAPDGMLMVAKLLEMLMTEEVRLSTVIEALPEPQLYTLEIDADASVGLKVLDSLFLEHTEVAVAPGAVKYRLGDLWVKVSLGMDGSKIYVSTEATSKASIEVLKKEFERISELAESLK
- a CDS encoding N-glycosylase/DNA lyase; this encodes MLYPNEKRAREVGAALGEPRLVWAFISADPQFHSVKTILEKMGFREGLLYIVGVSLVSYLLTTRGEEHWALAAEFSSRPYSQSLRKFVRESPSLARLREQRLRRLELYLSRAVPLLEPEIEKESIDLSRILASLSTAMEATPDSKTSAFAAKMALYTAVAGGRRFSGGDKVPIPVDYRVSLTTLTSGMLEGWTCQQDIRRLAQIIRSSLRTTIVRLWEAASKAAEKPPVLLDSVAWVSGLCIDENIERPAIIGECIARKVGVDSYLDRLSVLWGYLDRCNYSRP
- a CDS encoding GTPase, which produces MIKQADVVVEVVDARDPWGTRSREVEKFADALGKQVIVVVNKADLVPKGILEKWARILRRERKTVFISATKRLGTRLLWKALREATNKRPVLVAVVGIPNVGKSTIINYLKGSHSVGASPIPGYTRHVTRLRVARWLRVLDTPGIVPRNPEELALISALRPEALDDPVPIATRFLELVAKKNPKLLEDLYGVGWENNPLLFLEKLARRRGMLGKGGTPLIEEAARTVIRDWQTGRNNFYLEPEDYGLE
- the gyaR gene encoding glyoxylate reductase translates to MPKPKVYVTRIIPEPGLSMLKECCEVEVHNSKEWPPSRQELIEKVRDKDALLCLLTDKIDAEVMDAAPNLRVISTYSVGFDHIDIPEATKRGIYVTHTPGVLTDAVAEFTVGLILAVTRRIVEADKIIRTGQWDKPWNPYFLTGPELKGKTIGLVGLGRIGVATAKRLSSFDVKLVYYDIERRWDVESILNMEYMDLDTLLSVSDIVSIHTPLTKDTYHLINEERLRKMKKTAYLVNTARGPVVDTNALVKALKEGWIAGAALDVFEQEPLPPDHPLTRLDNVVLAPHIASATIEARQRMAELAARNLIAVLKGEMPPALVNKEVLQVRPLEKVKMI